One stretch of Novosphingobium pentaromativorans US6-1 DNA includes these proteins:
- a CDS encoding DUF6437 family protein — protein MTQAWRQPGSRPEGDKRTSNMPRNRSAIAALQKLEADREALDAKQRELEVQAARELGEIILGSGLESFSRKGLRKVAEELGKLGEDAAIEKLTGRGATRASNAAPGTQ, from the coding sequence ATGACGCAGGCATGGAGACAACCGGGGAGCAGACCCGAGGGGGACAAAAGGACAAGTAACATGCCCCGAAACAGGAGCGCTATTGCAGCCCTGCAAAAGCTCGAAGCAGACCGCGAGGCGCTCGACGCCAAACAGCGCGAGCTCGAAGTACAAGCGGCCAGAGAACTCGGAGAAATCATCCTGGGAAGCGGCCTCGAAAGCTTCTCAAGGAAGGGCCTGAGGAAGGTTGCTGAAGAACTCGGGAAACTCGGCGAGGATGCCGCGATCGAGAAACTGACTGGGCGCGGTGCAACCCGTGCCTCGAATGCAGCGCCGGGAACCCAGTAA
- a CDS encoding single-stranded DNA-binding protein — protein sequence MTNIAILTGRIARDPETRETKGGTNVTGITVVTDRPARDKDGKTYKDENGYTAKESEFHRVTCFNGLAKTVGQYCSKGQLVSVQGRIHYTQWEDKDGVTRYGTEILADKVDFLSRGNGSSDDNDNTDAPDID from the coding sequence ATGACCAATATCGCAATCCTCACCGGCCGCATCGCTCGCGATCCGGAAACCCGCGAGACCAAGGGCGGCACCAATGTCACCGGGATCACCGTCGTCACCGATCGCCCCGCACGCGACAAGGACGGCAAGACTTACAAGGACGAGAACGGCTACACCGCCAAGGAAAGCGAGTTCCACCGGGTGACCTGCTTCAATGGCCTCGCCAAGACCGTCGGCCAGTACTGCTCCAAGGGCCAGTTGGTCAGCGTGCAGGGCCGCATCCACTACACCCAGTGGGAGGACAAGGACGGTGTCACGCGCTACGGCACCGAGATCCTCGCGGACAAGGTCGATTTTCTCTCCCGCGGCAACGGGTCGAGCGACGACAACGACAACACCGACGCTCCCGATATCGACTGA
- a CDS encoding DUF2493 domain-containing protein, producing MYDSFIDQLSGLDLSGLSIRPAPFNETDFPCEDAIEQTLGAVWSDLFAMFSDTALEADAEDIAWGVVNLFHRAASRKSAQLDRASDEIRVLLASADGSEVHSSNLEEQVERAQAAEASMLAFEQMRETAAALYRDETGSSWKPVSGSRTSHSRHLTSAVIDARDFLRARAENRRHALIPEGTPIVFAGGRQSFESAEDARTYADNIWATLDKVRDVVPDLFLVHGGDGKGADRLAASWAERREVQQLTYSLDRRLGARAGFKRNEQMLSLNPRYVVAFPGNGVTERLVIDAKTRRITVVDRRGPLGTSPGS from the coding sequence ATGTACGACAGCTTCATCGACCAGCTGAGCGGCCTTGACCTTTCAGGCCTCAGCATCAGGCCGGCCCCATTTAACGAAACCGACTTTCCCTGCGAGGACGCGATCGAGCAGACGCTTGGCGCCGTATGGTCCGACCTCTTCGCGATGTTTTCCGACACGGCCCTGGAAGCTGATGCCGAGGACATTGCCTGGGGCGTGGTCAATCTCTTCCACCGCGCAGCCAGCCGCAAGTCGGCTCAACTTGATCGGGCCAGCGACGAGATCCGGGTCCTCCTCGCATCTGCCGATGGATCCGAGGTACATTCGAGCAATCTGGAAGAGCAGGTCGAGCGCGCGCAGGCCGCCGAGGCCAGCATGCTGGCCTTCGAGCAGATGCGCGAGACTGCCGCAGCACTTTACCGTGACGAGACCGGTTCCTCGTGGAAGCCTGTTTCTGGCTCGCGTACGAGCCATTCGCGCCACCTTACTTCGGCTGTGATCGATGCCCGCGATTTCCTCCGCGCACGCGCCGAGAACCGTCGTCATGCCCTCATCCCGGAGGGAACTCCAATCGTCTTCGCCGGTGGTCGCCAGAGCTTCGAGAGCGCTGAGGACGCGCGCACCTATGCGGACAACATCTGGGCGACGCTGGACAAGGTTCGCGATGTGGTTCCCGATCTCTTCCTGGTCCATGGTGGTGACGGCAAGGGTGCCGATCGCCTCGCCGCGAGCTGGGCCGAGCGCCGCGAAGTCCAGCAGCTGACCTATTCGCTCGATCGTCGACTTGGTGCCCGCGCCGGGTTCAAGCGCAACGAGCAGATGCTTTCGCTCAATCCGCGTTACGTCGTCGCCTTTCCGGGCAATGGCGTCACCGAACGACTGGTGATCGATGCCAAGACGCGCCGGATCACCGTGGTTGATCGTCGCGGCCCCTTGGGCACCTCTCCCGGGTCCTGA
- a CDS encoding ArdC family protein, producing MTKSRRTASTSPAQRITAAIIEKLEQGTKPWVKPWRGVPVSRPLRSCGTPYRGMNTFWLWMVADGCGYASPYWMTYRQCQVLGGQVRKGEKSTIAIFYKSYIKEVENAEGEADTENRRVLKAYAVFNADQCDGLPAFYHPKPLVAALEPQGREDRLDAFFADIGADLRHHGAQAYYEPLRDRVTMPPAELFEAYDHYYATLAHELSHWTGHSSRLDRDLKNRFGSDAYAAEELIAELSSAILGAELGLPVTHLDHHASYIASWLKILKSDERAILTAAAKAEEAASLLLDLGGHQSCESEDDIDLADAA from the coding sequence ATGACCAAGTCCCGCCGCACTGCATCGACTTCGCCAGCCCAGCGCATCACTGCCGCAATTATCGAGAAGCTCGAGCAAGGCACAAAGCCCTGGGTCAAGCCGTGGCGCGGTGTGCCAGTCTCGCGGCCGTTACGTTCCTGCGGGACACCATATCGCGGCATGAACACCTTCTGGCTTTGGATGGTGGCCGACGGCTGTGGCTACGCCTCGCCCTACTGGATGACCTATCGCCAGTGCCAGGTGCTCGGCGGACAGGTCCGCAAGGGTGAGAAATCGACCATCGCGATCTTCTACAAGAGCTACATCAAGGAGGTCGAGAACGCCGAAGGCGAAGCAGACACCGAGAACCGGCGCGTGCTCAAGGCCTATGCCGTGTTCAACGCGGATCAGTGCGATGGCCTCCCTGCATTCTACCATCCCAAGCCGCTGGTTGCCGCGCTTGAGCCCCAAGGACGCGAAGACCGACTTGATGCCTTCTTCGCCGATATCGGCGCAGACCTGCGCCACCATGGTGCGCAGGCCTACTATGAGCCGCTGCGGGACCGGGTCACCATGCCGCCAGCCGAACTCTTCGAAGCCTACGACCACTACTATGCGACGCTCGCACACGAGCTGTCGCACTGGACGGGTCATTCTTCTCGGCTCGACCGCGATCTCAAGAACCGTTTCGGCAGCGATGCTTATGCTGCCGAAGAACTGATCGCCGAGCTGTCCTCGGCCATCCTCGGCGCTGAGCTGGGTCTTCCGGTCACCCACCTCGACCATCACGCCAGCTACATCGCGTCCTGGCTCAAGATCCTCAAATCTGACGAGCGCGCGATCCTGACCGCTGCGGCCAAGGCCGAAGAAGCGGCCAGCCTGTTGCTTGACCTTGGAGGTCACCAATCCTGCGAAAGCGAGGACGATATCGACCTTGCTGACGCGGCCTGA